The Hippoglossus stenolepis isolate QCI-W04-F060 chromosome 3, HSTE1.2, whole genome shotgun sequence genomic sequence GTACAGTGAGGTACAATAATAACTGCTGATGCAGTCAGATGTGATTCATGCAACATGCATGACAAGATGTTCTCGAtcataaagaaaatgaaataaacgtTTGGATCTTAAAACAGATCATATTTGACTGAACAGAGAAATTCAAAGTTAAAATCCTGATGAAAACACGTCCACAAAAAGGACATTTAGATGTTTTCACAGCAAAGATCAATATAAATCAACAGGTAACAAACCATATGATGATACATCACTGACACAGTGAGGTGTGATAATAATTGCTGATGCAATCAGATGTGATTCATGCAACATGCATGAcaagatgttttctttcttcacttgaAAGATATTGTTGCTTCTTTTCCTCAGGAAACGtccaacacacaaatacatgtttctgttcatACAGAAGAACAAGTCCTTACATTTCATAGAATTCACTTCCAGTCGTCTCTGACCACTGAGCTCGTCCCAGTTTGTCTGCTGGTAACTCCAGTCTGTAGGAGTCTACCAcggcctccagggggcgctgctgacTGGACTCTGGTCTTTGGTGATGCTGCTGTGGACTGTGGAGCTCAGAGGAGAGAAGTCAGCCTCTGTCAGCTTCTCCTCAGAGGAAGACTGCAGCTTGTTGAAGTGCTTCATCagtcttctctgctgctggttctgctgcagcagctgtgtcagGAAGCAAACTGTCATCTCCAGGATGTCTGCTTTCTCCAGCTTGGAGTCTGGCTGCTGGTTGAGGAACTCTGGACCCAGGAGAGACTTGAGCAGCTCGATGCTGCTGTTGATTCGCTCTCTGCGTAACTTCTCCACCAGAGGctttctgagctgcagagacaagaaCAAAGTCAGTCATCAACTTATTCTGGAGTCAAGAGTCAgcatgaacaaacacaagctcTCGTGGAAGAAGAGCACGTCTCCTTGAATCTTCAATTTACCTTTTGCCTCGTCAGATGCTCCTGAGAGTTGGTCCTTGCTGCAGTGATTGTAGGAGCCATGTGTGGATCTCTGTGCTGTAGAGGTCTGTGTAGAGACAATCTGATCTCTGCTGCCTTCATCCCTCCTATTTATAGTCCCACATCTCCATATCAATGTGTGGGTCTGGGTCTGGCTGCAGGTTCCCACAGTctcggccaatcagagagctcgGGGAGACAATAGTGCTGAATGGTGTTAATGCCTCGGGGACAATAGTTAGATCTCAGGGGAACAGGTGGAGGACTGGGggggtgatggagagagagtcaCAGAGCTCTGTGTGGATCTGGGAAAGTGGTGACCCTGTAGAGAGCAGATCTGCTGCCT encodes the following:
- the LOC118105105 gene encoding enhancer of split mgamma protein-like, translated to MKAAEIRLSLHRPLQHRDPHMAPTITAARTNSQEHLTRQKLRKPLVEKLRRERINSSIELLKSLLGPEFLNQQPDSKLEKADILEMTVCFLTQLLQQNQQQRRLMKHFNKLQSSSEEKLTEADFSPLSSTVHSSITKDQSPVSSAPWRPW